The Arachis hypogaea cultivar Tifrunner chromosome 14, arahy.Tifrunner.gnm2.J5K5, whole genome shotgun sequence DNA window GCGGAAACATCTCTTTGTTGGGTTGGACACCACAATGTTGACTGGCTTACGAGGTCCAACCAATCTTTTTGGGCATCCCACAGACCAATTACTAAGTGATCTAGACTTGGAACTCTCACGCTGGGATTCTCAGTCAGAAAAACCTGTTACCAAAATCGCCTTTGGGCATTTTCCACTCTCATTTTCCGCACCGTCTGGTTCTGGAAGGACGTTGGAAGATGTTTTCCTAAAGCATTCCATCTCAGCTTACCTGTGTGGGCATCTCCATATCAAATTTGGTAAGAACTTAAAGCGACACCATCTGTTGGGTAATCAGTTTCTACCTTTCCAGAAGCTGTTTCAGACTAACATGCATCGGAGTTCTTTTGGAAGTACTGTAAATTGTTCATCAGAAGTTCCACCAATTCAGGAGTTTTGGGAGTGGGAGATGGGTGATTGGAGATGGAATAGAGCCATGCGAATTTTAGCCATTGATAGAGGCCATGTTTCATTCATTGATCTCAATTTCAAGTCAGGAGCCAAAGATGTGATTATATTACCCACTTTTCCTTTAGACTCTCGTTTCATGTCGACATCATTATCCCATCACAACTATGAATGTCAAAATGTGGCCCTGTCGTCTTATGAGACAATTAGATCTCTGGTGTTTTCTGATTCTCCAATGGTGTCTGTTATGGCTAGGGTCTATGATTTGCAATCTGGAAGTCTTGTTTTAGTGGCAGAGGCAAAAATGAATAAGCATGCTGATGAGGCTTCCAGGGAGAGCCTCTATGTTGCTCCATGGAATTACAAAGCCTATGAGGATGCTTCTCCTGATAGGTATTGGCTTCAAATTGAAGCAAAAGACAACATGGACAGATCAACTTTTAGTGAATTAAGGCCATTTTCCATTAATGGTCACAATTTCGAGTTTTCTTGGAGCTGGAAGGAGTTTTTGGTCATGGGATGTCAATGGGCTGCACTATATTTTCCGTTATTCTGGTCTGCTCtttatgctatgttcttcattcttcttcttccaaaagCTCTTCTTGTTTTTCCAAAGAAGATATACACTTACAAGAACTTTCTCACCAATAAAGGGCTCATAAGTGGTGTTTTATGGATTCTCCAAGAGCTCTGTAGGGTTCAAACGTTGTGGTTCTGTTGGGTAGGATACCTATTCTATCTTATATTGTTTCCCTGGTTTATGGGGTATATTTTTACCGAAGCGAAAAGGAAAGGATACATGACCTTTAGAGGCTGGGTTATTGAGACTTCTGATAGAAAGGGGCAGCATGAGTATGTTGGATTTCCGGATATCATGGTGGTGGTTCTTCCCCATCTATTATTCGTGGTTTTGCCTGCAATTTTAGTGACAGGTGCACTGACGGCTGAAAGAGCAATTTACCGGGAGCACATGTTAGCGTCTTCagggaaaaaaaaagatgatattGATTTGAACAGTAGAAGATGCAACCGACGGACTCGGAAGCTTCTATTTGTGGTGTGCTTGGTGATTTGTACGAAGCATTTTATGGTAAGGCTTAACTGTTTTTTggctattat harbors:
- the LOC112744297 gene encoding putative metallophosphoesterase At3g03305, with protein sequence MNLLLLLVILCFSSFYTPTTAGNGSKTEERVIQTKGAYDSVLWVVQFSDLHFSVHHPDRAIDFHDLVGPALSFINPSLVLITGDLTDGKSKDLLTMKQNEDEWMEYKTVMDSVIQRSGIDKSLFFDLRGNHDNFGVPDVGGSFDFFSKLSISGQLGRTGSVNSVTLETPLRKHLFVGLDTTMLTGLRGPTNLFGHPTDQLLSDLDLELSRWDSQSEKPVTKIAFGHFPLSFSAPSGSGRTLEDVFLKHSISAYLCGHLHIKFGKNLKRHHLLGNQFLPFQKLFQTNMHRSSFGSTVNCSSEVPPIQEFWEWEMGDWRWNRAMRILAIDRGHVSFIDLNFKSGAKDVIILPTFPLDSRFMSTSLSHHNYECQNVALSSYETIRSLVFSDSPMVSVMARVYDLQSGSLVLVAEAKMNKHADEASRESLYVAPWNYKAYEDASPDRYWLQIEAKDNMDRSTFSELRPFSINGHNFEFSWSWKEFLVMGCQWAALYFPLFWSALYAMFFILLLPKALLVFPKKIYTYKNFLTNKGLISGVLWILQELCRVQTLWFCWVGYLFYLILFPWFMGYIFTEAKRKGYMTFRGWVIETSDRKGQHEYVGFPDIMVVVLPHLLFVVLPAILVTGALTAERAIYREHMLASSGKKKDDIDLNSRRCNRRTRKLLFVVCLVICTKHFMNCRTLTKAYDMNPVFHFMGYGVSIPLLLAYAIGKTRSA